A window from Vanessa atalanta chromosome 16, ilVanAtal1.2, whole genome shotgun sequence encodes these proteins:
- the LOC125069808 gene encoding LOW QUALITY PROTEIN: uncharacterized protein LOC125069808 (The sequence of the model RefSeq protein was modified relative to this genomic sequence to represent the inferred CDS: substituted 1 base at 1 genomic stop codon) encodes MEEKNFVWTSDLTRRFFELRFQNDWLFKKKKQPWGEFHRILLENGFPEEITVKHLRKKWSYTYDSYRIAKKTKNKSWKYYRMFEKHFGKSQVLDKYEAWNDEWRLKLIICISEAKEVKLDYHNMWRTVETALRCQDLPLDCCIQDLKGLWHYIRMTFNRKHRLVLRRTAGRDDWPLYTSMVDYYSKHEPDYLERLENMSPESLASAERRAKHIPRGKLNQEDGVDEFQWSKDITESFIQIRLQNDWLFRDRKWAWNNLRAIMIEEYGFPKTLTGREICRKWAATYAEYQKAKATNNKSWVYYTLFELYFGEGSLSLNPLVGWQEEWVLNLISARTDLDHLFRFTTKNSDDSWREVEKRLRTIGIPLDHSLLDLPEIWKHLLKTFRWKQKFANKGILNEQWPYFEAIAKYTEIHEKQVIKEQKDDHFEEVALDDDIEDDMKLFDLKQRLSLVKPKFEAIETNLCRSCSNEDGCVSIYNQTDDDGLDLAHKLKIIGGIEVDQSDTLPSQICLSCVKELENAYKFRRKCQEADRELRNSSSNKIKIEITADVNHHQLKNDGDDHESQDFDVDLHYEDLVEGAATKSKQLIKGEKKIIRRKKIRKLRYDYWKVCEVCGKHTRNLVSHLDMHSIDKCYSCEICEKKFKFKSGLIVHRAVHNPTPKKTCEVCGKSFHILAQYRRHYAYHANERKFECETCGKRFNSLDILRVHNRSHTDERPFSCPECGKTFRTAGCVSRHKRIVHRNVKLLKKXTSFFNYLFPQRLWWVAAALLLVATNTQARNVTHEDIRDAMMSLVHMFRTSEDKLERHEYREKALGEQLKKMISGLEKKHRSLESMKGTISRLDDRLYNVENIFLQKEEREKQTQKKTNDALDEIQKSLQSLTATVTESLKKTTGTVELDNSLTTNEDPLSKRLDATDAKLDAVKQEIENLKNSLNKDSLRAMCLEVASDINPFERHISETEKLLNKYELKLNEYNGNATNVQPDFVPLSEVSLADEAWHSQMTEVMERQEKDIHKIQQLLSDAESMWKDLPHLADLQRTTNYTLEAIAELKNNLTENQDKAVSKINMKLHEMGDRMVATNEDIQQSLTQGNTMSERAYNDIQLSYDTLRTELQAFSKNEHVMLQTADNVIATKKRIEYGVHQISLEVSELIRVQSNQLNKSISERFDNIQTALIQNQTYALNNLSSKIESDMSQVWRQIGVMYKQLTANRASLDKLTEQTVLYVNGSATTLGNMSEKVSTITTRMAEVDDNLNYLLGRLSIVTQEFTQIKTGLGDALEKAKTSFHKVKAELEDSGPGPHLTEN; translated from the exons atggaagaaaaaaattttgttt GGACATCTGATTTAACGAGAAGATTTTTTGAACTGCGTTTTCAAAACGATTggctctttaaaaaaaagaaacaacctTGGGG agAATTCCACAGAATCCTTCTTGAGAATGGTTTTCCAGAAGAAATAACAGTAAAGCACTTACGAAAGAAGTGGTCATATACATACGac TCATATAGAATAgccaaaaaaactaaaaataagagtTGGAAATATTATAGAATGTTTGAAAAACATTTTGGAAAATCTCAAGTTTTAGATAAGTATGAAGCAT GGAATGATGAATGGagattaaaactaataatatgtaTCTCTGAGGCAAAAGAAGTGAAGTTAGATTATCATAATATGTGGAG AACAGTGGAAACAGCATTAAGGTGTCAGGATTTACCTCTAGACTGTTGCATCCAAGACTTGAAAGGGTTGTGGCATTATATCAGGATGACGTTTAAT AGAAAACATCGTCTAGTTTTGCGAAGGACGGCGGGTCGGGACGACTGGCCGTTGTATACATCGATGGTGGACTACTACAGCAAGCACGAACCGGACTACCTCGAGCGCCTGGAGAATATGTCTCCAGAGAGCCTGGCCTCGGCCGAACGAAGGGCCAAACACATTCCGAGAGGAAAGCTTAACCAAGAAGACGGTGTGGATGAGTTTCAAT ggtCCAAAGACATAACGGAATCGTTTATACAGATCCGCCTGCAAAACGACTGGCTTTTCAGAGATCGAAAATGGGCGTGGAA TAATCTTCGAGCTATCATGATAGAAGAGTACGGGTTCCCTAAAACATTAACTGGAAGAGAAATTTGTAGAAAATGGGCGGCCACTTACgct GAGTATCAAAAAGCGAAAGCTACAAATAACAAATCATGGGTCTATTACACATTATTCGAGCTGTATTTTGGAGAGGGCAGCCTAAGTCTTAACCCGTTGGTTGGTT GGCAAGAAGAATgggttttaaatttgataagtGCAAGAACAGACTTAGACCATTTATTTAGGTTTACAACGAAGAATTCGGACGATTCTTGGCG AGAAGTCGAAAAGAGGCTGAGAACAATTGGTATTCCCTTAGACCACAGTTTGCTAGATCTACCAGAAATTTGGAAACATTTATTGAAAACGTTCAGg TGGAAACAAAAATTTGCTAACAAAGGTATTCTGAACGAACAATGGCCGTACTTCGAAGCTATCGCCAAATACACTGAAATTCACGAGAAGCAAGTAATTAAGGAGCAGAAAGACGATCACTTCGAAGAAGTGGCTCTCGATGATGACATTGAAGACGATATGAAACTGTTTGACCTGAAACAAAGATTGTCGCTCGTCAAACCGAAGTTTGAAGCCATTGAGACAAATCTATGCAGGTCCTGTTCCAACGAAGACGGTTGTGTTAGCATTTATAATCAGACCGATGACGATGGGTTGGACCTAGCCCATAAACTAAAGATCATTGGTGGAATCGAG GTAGATCAGTCAGACACTTTACCTTCACAAATATGCCTCAGTTGTGTTAAAGAATTAGAAAACGCATACAAATTCAGGAGAAAATGTCAAGAAGCTGACAGAGAACTTAGAAATAGTtcatccaataaaataaaaattgaaataaccgCCGACGTCAACCATCATCAGTTGAAAAACGATGGCGATGATCACGAAAGTCAAGATTTTGATGTTGATTTACATTACGAAGACTTGGTAGAGGGAGCGGCCACGAAGTCAAAGCAATTGATCAAGGGAGAGAAGAAAATTATAAGGCGGAAAAAAATCCGCAAACTAAGATACGACTACTGGAAAGTTTGTGAAGTTTGTGGGAAACACACGAGAAACCTCGTCAGCCATCTCGACATGCATTCTATTGACAAATGTTACTCGTGCGAAATCTGCGAGAAAAAATTCAAGTTCAAGAGCGGCCTCATAGTGCACAGAGCCGTCCACAATCCGACTCCGAAGAAGACTTGCGAGGTCTGCGGGAAGAGCTTCCACATCTTGGCCCAGTATCGTCGTCATTACGCCTACCACGCGAACGAAAGGAAATTCGAGTGCGAAACGTGTGGGAAGAGATTTAATTCGCTAGACATTCTAAGAGTGCACAACAGGTCGCACACCGACGAGCGCCCCTTCAGCTGTCCGGAGTGCGGGAAGACCTTCCGCACTGCGGGCTGCGTTAGCAGACATAAGAGGATCGTCCACAGAAACGTCAAACTCCTAAAGAAATAAACGTCGTTCTT caattatttatttcctcaGAGACTGTGGTGGGTGGCCGCCGCTCTACTGCTGGTTGCGACGAATACACAAGCCAGGAATGTCAC ACATGAAGACATCCGAGACGCCATGATGTCCTTGGTCCACATGTTCCGAACGTCAGAAGATAAGCTTGAACGCCACGAGTACAGAGAGAAGGCTCTTGGAGAGCAGCTCAAGAAAATGATATCAGGTTTGGAGAAAAAACATCGGAGTCTTGAATCTATGAAAGGAACCATATCAAGACTAGACGACAGGCTTTataatgttgaaaatatattcttacag AAAGAAGAAAGGGAGAAACAGACTCAGAAAAAGACCAATGACGCGTTAgatgaaatacaaaaatcttTACAATCACTAACTGCAACCGTAACAGAAAGTTTAAAGAAAACTACTGGGACAGTGGAACTAGATAACAGTTTGACTACAAACGAAGATCCACTGAGCAAGCGTCTTGACGCTACGGATGCTAAATTAGATGCTGTTAAACAAGAGATCGAAAATTTGAAGAACAGTTTAAATAAG GATTCCTTGAGAGCTATGTGTTTAGAAGTTGCTTCGGATATAAATCCTTTTGAACGGCATATATCTGAAACTGAGAAACTACTCAACAAGTACGAACTGAAGTTAAACGAATACAATGGCAACGCTACTAATGTTCAACCTGATTTCGTTCCTCTCAGTGAGGTCTCGCTTGCTGACGAAGCCTGGCACAGCCAAATGACCGAGG TAATGGAGCGTCAAGAAAAAGATATTCACAAGATACAGCAACTACTGTCAGACGCTGAAAGTATGTGGAAGGACTTACCACACCTTGCAGACTTACAACGTACAACCAACTACACACTAGAGGCGATTGCTGAGTTGAAAAACAACTTAACAGAGAATCAAGACAAAG CTGTgtcaaaaataaacatgaagTTGCACGAAATGGGCGACAGGATGGTGGCCACCAACGAAGACATCCAGCAGAGCCTCACGCAAGGCAACACTATGAGCGAGCGCGCTTACAATGACATACAACTCAGCTACGACACGCTGCGCACTGAG TTACAAGCATTCTCCAAGAATGAGCACGTTATGTTGCAAACAGCGGACAACGTAATAGCTACCAAGAAACGCATCGAGTACGGTGTTCATCAAATATCTTTAGAAGTCAGCGAACTCATAAGGGTTCAGAGTAACCAGTTAAACAAATCCATCAGTGAAAG ATTTGATAACATCCAAACAGCTCTGATTCAAAATCAGACCTACGCGCTCAATAATTTGAGCTCGAAGATCGAGTCGGACATGTCTCAGGTGTGGCGCCAGATCGGCGTCATGTACAAGCAGCTCACCGCCAACCGCGCGTCGCTGGACAAACTGACC GAACAAACGGTGTTATACGTTAATGGAAGTGCAACTACGTTAGGAAACATGAGCGAAAAG GTGAGCACAATTACTACACGTATGGCCGAAGTTGATGACAATTTGAACTATTTGTTAGGGCGATTGTCTATTGTGACTCAGGAATTTACTCAGATCAAGACGGGACTCGGTGATGCATTAGAAAAAGCTAAAACTAGCTTCCATAAAGTTAAAGCTGAATTAGAAG ATAGTGGACCTGGTCCTCACCTCACAGAAAACTAA
- the LOC125069806 gene encoding UPF0047 protein YjbQ gives MASNRGIQIGSAWFQRKLNLRPQHRGVHLVTEEILKQVPELSQFAVGLCHIQIMHTSASLALNESWDPDVRDDMEMMLNKIVPEGLPYRHSCEGPDDMPAHVKACFLGSSLTIPITDGKLNLGTWQGVWLCEHRNHAGSRKVVVTLSGCPRDSPLSPVSAASCSS, from the exons atggcCTCGAATCGAGGAATTCAGATTGGATCCGCGTGGTTTCAACGGAAGCTCAACTTGAGGCCGCAACACCGGGGCGTGCACCTCGTTACGGAGGAGATCCTAAAGCAGGTGCCAGAGTTGTCACAGTTTGCGGTCGGTCTCTGCCATATCCAAA TAATGCATACATCAGCGAGCCTTGCGCTTAACGAGAGCTGGGATCCCGATGTCAGAGACGACATGGAAATGATGCTCAATAAAATTGTGCCAGAAGGTCTTCCGTACCGCCACTCGTGCGAAGGCCCCGATGACATG cCTGCACATGTAAAAGCTTGCTTCCTGGGTTCGTCGCTGACGATTCCAATCACAGATGGAAAGTTGAACTTGGGTACTTGGCAAGGAGTCTGGCTGTGTGAACATCGGAACCATGCTGGTAGCCGGAAG GTGGTGGTAACTCTTTCGGGTTGCCCGCGAGACTCCCCGTTGTCGCCGGTGTCGGCCGCGTCGTGCTCCAGTTAG
- the LOC125069704 gene encoding uncharacterized protein LOC125069704, translating into MDPIMDVIKNSEEPEWLEKSIIGEVRLWQIMFLCLAGVTSLIVMSCCCFRFRIPRTKQQIEADYKRRKITTKFRQQLETIQDSKMDTISLKDALELLHEKSHSMEEENQQGSQPSSIMSPQQSSLEASFQPEGNPKPETQASGLNFVKFATKVANLSKLSQPKSPTSPTTSDTKMEF; encoded by the exons atggATCCCATAATggatgttataaaaaattcaGAAGAGCCTGAATGGCTTGAGAAGTCAATAATTGGTGAAGTACGACTATGGCAAATAATGTTCCTGTGTTTAGCAGGTGTTACATCTCTGA TTGTGATGTCGTGCTGTTGTTTCCGTTTCCGTATACCACGCACAAAGCAACAGATCGAAGCTGACTATAAGCGTCGAAAGATTACAACAAAGTTCCGACAACAGCTGGAAACTATTCAAGATTCTAAAATGGATACCATCTCACTTAAAGACg CTTTGGAACTATTACACGAGAAAAGCCATTCGATGGAGGAAGAAAATCAGCAGGGATCTCAACCCAGCTCTATAATGTCACCGCAGCAGA gTTCATTGGAAGCGTCTTTCCAACCGGAAGGAAACCCGAAACCCGAAACTCAAGCATCTGGTCTCAATTTCGTCAAATTTGCGACAAAAGTGGCCAACTTGTCCAAACTTTCTCAACCAAAATCACCGACTTCGCCCACAACATCCGACACCAAGATGGAATTTTAG